The following are encoded together in the Streptomyces flavofungini genome:
- a CDS encoding SDR family oxidoreductase, with protein sequence MIVVTGATGNVGRPLTQALVEAGEQVTAVSRHATAVDGIRHVVADLAEPASLAPVLDGAKALFLLLSGNLHAPDSRPADLVDLAVARGVRRVVLLSSQGVSTRPLGPTRVAMRALEDAVRASGLDWAVVRPGGFASNAFAWAESVRTRGMVAAPFGDVGVPVVDPADIGEVAAACLLDDRHNGGVYELTGPEVISPRRQAEAIATALGSPVRFHELTRAEAKAQMTRFVPAELADDTLDIISAPNPDELRISPDVQRVLGRAPRPFSDWVARNVAAFR encoded by the coding sequence GGGTCGGCCTTTGACGCAGGCGCTGGTGGAGGCGGGCGAGCAGGTGACGGCGGTGTCGCGGCACGCGACGGCGGTGGACGGCATCCGGCACGTGGTGGCCGACCTGGCCGAACCGGCGAGCCTCGCGCCCGTCCTTGACGGGGCGAAGGCGCTGTTCCTCCTCCTGTCCGGCAACCTGCACGCCCCCGACTCCCGCCCGGCCGACCTCGTCGACCTGGCCGTGGCCCGTGGGGTCCGCCGGGTCGTCCTGCTGTCCTCGCAGGGCGTGTCGACCAGGCCGCTCGGGCCCACCCGGGTCGCGATGCGCGCGCTGGAGGACGCGGTGCGCGCCTCCGGCCTTGACTGGGCCGTGGTGCGGCCGGGCGGCTTCGCCTCCAACGCCTTCGCCTGGGCGGAGTCCGTCCGCACGCGGGGCATGGTCGCCGCGCCCTTCGGTGACGTCGGGGTGCCGGTCGTCGACCCGGCGGACATCGGCGAGGTCGCGGCGGCCTGCCTCCTCGACGACCGGCACAACGGCGGGGTGTACGAGCTGACCGGGCCGGAGGTGATCTCGCCGCGTCGGCAGGCCGAGGCGATCGCCACCGCGCTCGGCTCGCCCGTGCGCTTCCACGAGCTGACCCGCGCCGAGGCGAAGGCTCAGATGACCCGGTTCGTACCGGCGGAACTCGCCGACGACACCCTCGACATCATCTCCGCCCCGAACCCGGACGAACTGCGGATCAGCCCGGACGTGCAGCGCGTCCTCGGCCGCGCCCCGCGCCCCTTCAGCGACTGGGTCGCCCGCAACGTCGCGGCTTTCCGCTGA